The proteins below are encoded in one region of Clostridium fermenticellae:
- a CDS encoding WecB/TagA/CpsF family glycosyltransferase: MFSKILKFEVFNGTKYQLLNYIKGFEKVNIVSGNPEVLYNGLKDKDMFQSFTSKNSVIIPDGVGTLIASRIVKNPVNEKIAGIDVMEEIINICKNNNYGIYLIGAKEDVLRSCIYNLKLKYPGINISGSHNGYFDLNNCEKILEDIKKVKPYALFIAMGSPRQDRFIIKNMEELPCKVFMGVGGSFDVFSGKLKRAPKWMINFGLEWLYRVIKEPWRIKRLIVIPRFLIKVAVDYKSRISSF, translated from the coding sequence ATGTTTAGCAAAATATTAAAATTTGAAGTGTTTAATGGAACTAAGTATCAATTGCTCAATTATATAAAAGGATTTGAAAAAGTAAATATAGTATCCGGAAATCCAGAAGTATTATACAATGGATTAAAAGATAAAGATATGTTCCAAAGTTTTACATCTAAAAATTCAGTAATTATACCAGATGGTGTTGGAACTTTGATTGCTTCAAGAATAGTTAAAAATCCTGTAAATGAGAAAATAGCTGGAATAGATGTTATGGAGGAAATAATAAATATATGTAAAAACAATAATTATGGTATATATTTAATTGGAGCTAAAGAAGATGTATTAAGAAGTTGTATATATAATCTTAAGCTTAAATACCCAGGTATAAATATATCTGGAAGCCATAATGGATATTTTGACTTAAATAATTGTGAGAAAATTTTAGAAGATATAAAAAAAGTAAAACCATACGCACTATTTATTGCGATGGGTTCACCAAGGCAGGACAGATTTATAATTAAAAATATGGAAGAACTTCCTTGTAAGGTGTTTATGGGTGTAGGAGGAAGCTTTGATGTTTTTTCTGGAAAATTAAAAAGAGCTCCAAAGTGGATGATAAATTTTGGCCTTGAATGGCTTTATAGAGTTATAAAAGAACCTTGGCGTATAAAGAGACTTATAGTAATACCAAGATTTCTAATTAAAGTTGCAGTGGATTACAAAAGCAGGATATCTAGTTTTTAA
- a CDS encoding Eco57I restriction-modification methylase domain-containing protein codes for MIEKFEDSVLKLYNIILQPLDIIYKKIAIQNCRKIFGMSENESFGQEYYKVKHYTRATGAIYTPPKLAEYIVNNTINEEDVVKNPYLKILDPACGTGNIIIPGIKRLKSIFEKNLDLINSNNNLDIDFNLVVKHILDNNIYGFDIDKIALKILQIDIFEMYGYVNFNKFITTDFLLTKLNCKYDIIVGNPPYIGHKSIDKAYARILKNIYSNVYSDKGDISYCFFSKSIDNLKFDGKLTFITLRYFMESQSGENLRGLIGNYTYIYKIVDFYGIRPFKGIGIDPVIIFLRNRKLENYNAEVIRPIETKYKGTKLFLDSLFLNKLNKVRKFYVGNLYIKNNKWNLVDENERKILDKIFEKTHYTLDDICTSYQGIITGCDRAFVVDKDTVLNESLETNIIKPWIKSSFIKKNEIIKEDKFLIYSDLIDDEKRYPNIINHIYKYKCKLLDRRECKNGIRKWFELQWGRSPDLFEGKKIIFPYKSSNNRFSIDIGSYFSADVYALCIKEEFKISYEYISELLNSRIYEFYFKTIAKKLGEDLFEYYPNKLMKLKIPLIGDCKRIDDDILDKYFNITASEKQIIDMKNI; via the coding sequence ATGATTGAAAAATTTGAGGATAGTGTACTTAAGTTATATAATATAATTTTACAGCCATTAGATATTATATATAAAAAAATAGCAATTCAAAATTGTAGAAAAATCTTTGGGATGTCTGAGAATGAAAGTTTCGGACAAGAATATTATAAAGTGAAACATTATACCAGGGCGACAGGAGCTATATATACTCCTCCTAAGCTTGCTGAGTATATTGTAAATAATACTATAAATGAAGAGGATGTAGTGAAAAATCCTTATTTAAAAATTTTAGATCCTGCATGTGGAACCGGGAATATAATTATTCCAGGTATAAAACGCTTAAAGTCTATTTTTGAAAAAAATTTAGACCTTATAAATTCTAATAATAATTTGGATATAGACTTTAATTTAGTAGTAAAACACATCTTAGATAATAATATATATGGTTTCGATATAGACAAAATTGCATTAAAGATTTTACAAATAGATATATTCGAAATGTATGGATATGTGAATTTTAATAAATTTATCACGACTGATTTTTTACTAACAAAACTAAATTGTAAATATGATATCATAGTAGGAAATCCACCATATATAGGTCACAAGTCTATAGATAAAGCATATGCACGTATTTTAAAGAATATTTATAGTAATGTATACAGTGATAAGGGAGACATATCATATTGCTTTTTTTCTAAATCAATTGATAATTTAAAATTTGATGGAAAATTGACGTTTATCACATTAAGATATTTTATGGAATCTCAAAGCGGTGAAAATCTTCGTGGTTTGATTGGAAATTATACATATATTTATAAAATAGTAGATTTTTACGGTATACGTCCATTTAAGGGAATAGGAATAGATCCAGTAATAATATTTCTTAGAAATAGAAAGCTTGAAAATTATAATGCAGAAGTTATTAGGCCAATCGAAACGAAGTATAAAGGAACAAAATTATTTCTTGATAGTCTTTTTTTAAATAAACTTAATAAAGTCAGGAAATTTTATGTTGGAAACTTGTATATAAAAAACAATAAATGGAATTTAGTAGATGAAAATGAGAGGAAGATTTTAGATAAAATATTTGAAAAGACACATTATACTTTAGATGATATATGCACAAGTTATCAAGGAATAATCACAGGATGTGACAGAGCTTTTGTTGTGGATAAAGATACTGTACTTAACGAAAGTTTGGAAACAAATATAATAAAACCCTGGATAAAGAGTAGTTTTATAAAAAAGAATGAAATTATTAAAGAAGACAAGTTTTTAATATATTCAGATCTTATAGATGATGAGAAAAGGTATCCAAATATAATTAATCATATTTATAAATATAAATGTAAGCTTTTAGATAGAAGAGAATGTAAAAATGGAATAAGAAAATGGTTTGAACTTCAATGGGGAAGAAGTCCGGATCTCTTTGAAGGTAAGAAAATAATATTTCCGTATAAGAGCAGTAATAACAGGTTTTCAATAGATATCGGAAGCTATTTTAGTGCTGATGTATATGCGCTTTGTATAAAAGAAGAATTTAAAATTAGTTACGAGTATATTTCAGAGCTACTCAACAGCAGGATATATGAGTTTTATTTTAAAACCATTGCTAAAAAACTTGGAGAAGATTTATTTGAATATTATCCCAATAAATTAATGAAATTAAAAATACCTCTAATAGGTGATTGTAAAAGAATTGATGATGATATTTTAGATAAGTATTTTAACATTACAGCATCAGAAAAACAGATTATAGATATGAAAAATATATAG
- the speE gene encoding polyamine aminopropyltransferase: MDMWLREGQIEDAVMTYKVKETLVRKKTKYQDLCIVDTYALGRMLTLDGIVQTTIKDEYVYHEMITHIPLFTHKNPKKVLVVGGGDGGTVREILKHPSVEKVVLCEIDEDVIKECKKFLPEISCGLSDPKCEIFIGDGIKYVHEHKNEFDVIIVDSTDPFGAAEGLFGGSFYKEISECLTQDGIFIAQTETPFYLPDTVKRVYDDAKAVFPITKLFMAGIPTYPSGFWSFTIGSKKYNPETADLSNTIDIDTKYYTKQLHKACFVLPKFIEDILE, from the coding sequence ATGGATATGTGGCTTAGAGAAGGTCAAATAGAAGATGCTGTTATGACCTATAAAGTGAAAGAAACTCTGGTAAGGAAAAAAACTAAATATCAAGATTTATGTATCGTTGATACATATGCATTAGGTAGAATGCTTACATTAGACGGAATCGTTCAAACTACAATTAAAGATGAGTATGTATATCACGAAATGATAACTCACATTCCCCTTTTTACACATAAAAATCCTAAGAAAGTTCTTGTAGTTGGTGGTGGAGATGGTGGTACAGTAAGAGAAATTCTTAAACATCCTTCCGTTGAAAAAGTTGTATTATGTGAAATTGATGAAGATGTTATTAAGGAATGTAAAAAGTTTTTACCAGAAATAAGCTGTGGATTAAGTGATCCAAAATGTGAAATTTTCATTGGTGACGGTATAAAATATGTACATGAACATAAAAATGAATTTGATGTTATAATAGTTGATTCTACAGATCCATTCGGTGCAGCTGAAGGATTGTTTGGTGGAAGTTTTTATAAGGAAATATCTGAATGTCTAACACAAGACGGCATATTTATAGCTCAAACTGAAACACCTTTTTATTTACCAGATACAGTAAAACGTGTGTATGATGACGCAAAGGCTGTATTTCCTATAACTAAATTATTTATGGCTGGAATTCCTACATATCCAAGCGGGTTCTGGAGTTTCACAATTGGCTCAAAAAAATATAATCCGGAAACAGCTGACTTATCAAATACAATTGATATTGACACAAAATACTATACAAAACAACTTCATAAGGCTTGTTTTGTACTCCCTAAATTTATAGAGGATATATTAGAATAA
- the spoIIAA gene encoding anti-sigma F factor antagonist, whose translation MYLKFEESNDKLIVHMIGELDHHSAEEVRNKIDDKLNQDKIIKLILDFKNVSFMDSSGIGVVIGRYKKLKMKRGNICISRATDSIKRVFELSGMFKIISLYDTIEEAVQSI comes from the coding sequence ATGTATTTAAAATTTGAAGAATCAAATGATAAGCTTATTGTACATATGATTGGGGAACTTGATCATCATAGTGCTGAGGAAGTAAGAAATAAAATAGATGACAAGTTAAATCAAGACAAAATTATTAAGTTAATATTGGATTTTAAAAATGTAAGTTTTATGGATAGTTCGGGTATAGGAGTTGTAATAGGCAGATATAAAAAGCTTAAGATGAAGAGGGGAAACATATGCATAAGCAGAGCAACTGATTCGATAAAGAGGGTATTTGAGTTATCTGGTATGTTTAAGATAATTAGCCTTTATGACACTATAGAAGAAGCGGTTCAGAGTATTTAA
- the spoIIAB gene encoding anti-sigma F factor, which translates to MYNNMMKIEFLSKSENESFARVAVAAFVSQLDPTIEELTDVKTAVSEAVTNSIIHGYQNREEIIKIEAVIEEKELIITICDDGIGIENIELARQPLYTSRPDLERSGMGFTVMETFMDKLEVYSEKNKGTRIVMKKKFKSLS; encoded by the coding sequence ATGTACAATAATATGATGAAAATAGAGTTTCTAAGTAAATCAGAAAATGAAAGTTTTGCTAGAGTTGCGGTGGCAGCTTTTGTATCTCAACTCGATCCTACTATAGAAGAGCTTACAGATGTAAAAACTGCTGTATCGGAAGCAGTGACAAATTCTATAATACATGGATATCAAAACAGGGAGGAAATAATAAAAATAGAGGCTGTAATAGAAGAAAAAGAACTTATTATTACAATTTGTGATGACGGTATAGGAATAGAAAATATAGAACTTGCAAGACAGCCTTTATATACATCAAGACCTGATTTAGAAAGATCAGGAATGGGTTTTACAGTAATGGAAACATTTATGGATAAATTAGAAGTTTATTCTGAAAAAAATAAAGGGACAAGAATTGTGATGAAGAAAAAATTTAAATCGTTAAGTTAG
- the sigF gene encoding RNA polymerase sporulation sigma factor SigF, which translates to MGEEAVKKIDYNYENNVRLIRSAQNGDKDDLNRLVKLNLPLVSAISKKFLNRGYEYEDIFQIGCIGLVKAINNFDEKYNVKFSTYAVPMILGEIRRFLRDDGIIKVSRSVKNTAKKLHYDKESLTKELNREPTIDELAKYSGVNREEIVFAMESANSLQYLYDTIHQDDGSPVLLIDKLSQNHEEDTKMVDRIALKEALKSLDVKSRQIIMLRYFKDKTQVQVAKMLGISQVQVSRIEKRVLKVMKKSLTG; encoded by the coding sequence ATGGGTGAGGAAGCAGTTAAAAAAATAGATTATAACTATGAGAATAATGTTCGGCTTATAAGAAGTGCCCAAAACGGAGACAAAGATGATCTAAATAGATTAGTCAAATTAAACTTGCCTCTTGTATCAGCTATCAGTAAAAAATTTTTAAATAGAGGATATGAATATGAGGATATATTTCAAATTGGATGCATTGGACTTGTAAAAGCAATAAATAATTTTGATGAGAAGTACAATGTAAAGTTTTCTACTTATGCAGTACCTATGATACTTGGGGAGATAAGGAGATTTTTAAGGGATGACGGAATAATAAAGGTTAGCAGAAGTGTGAAAAATACTGCTAAAAAGTTGCATTATGATAAAGAGAGTCTAACAAAGGAATTGAATAGAGAACCAACGATTGATGAATTAGCTAAGTATTCTGGTGTTAACAGAGAAGAAATAGTTTTTGCTATGGAATCCGCGAACAGTTTGCAGTATTTGTATGATACTATACATCAAGATGATGGATCACCAGTATTACTTATTGATAAATTAAGTCAGAATCATGAAGAAGATACAAAAATGGTAGATAGGATAGCATTGAAAGAGGCATTGAAGAGTTTAGATGTAAAATCAAGGCAGATTATAATGCTAAGATATTTTAAAGATAAGACTCAGGTTCAGGTAGCAAAAATGCTTGGAATAAGTCAAGTACAAGTGTCTAGAATTGAAAAAAGAGTTTTGAAAGTAATGAAAAAAAGTTTGACTGGATAA
- the spoVAC gene encoding stage V sporulation protein AC, with translation MNVNEQDIRNEFQSLYSKTQPKPNLLKNCIYAFVIGGLICDIGQFFSNWFLSMGLSNEDSGTYVCIVMIFLAAFLTGIGVYDKIANYAGAGTVVPITGFANSIVSPAMEFKKEGYVFGVAAKMFTIAGPVLVYGIGSSVLVGIIYFIINSFF, from the coding sequence ATGAATGTGAATGAACAGGATATTAGAAATGAATTTCAAAGTTTATATTCAAAAACGCAGCCAAAGCCGAATTTATTAAAAAACTGTATTTATGCATTTGTTATAGGTGGACTGATATGTGATATTGGACAATTTTTTAGCAACTGGTTTTTGAGTATGGGATTGTCAAATGAAGATTCAGGAACATATGTGTGTATAGTTATGATATTTCTAGCTGCTTTTTTAACTGGAATAGGTGTGTATGATAAAATAGCTAATTATGCTGGTGCCGGAACAGTTGTACCTATAACAGGATTTGCAAATTCAATAGTTTCTCCGGCGATGGAGTTTAAAAAAGAAGGCTATGTGTTTGGTGTAGCAGCTAAGATGTTTACTATAGCAGGACCAGTACTTGTGTATGGTATAGGTTCATCAGTGCTGGTTGGCATCATTTACTTTATAATAAATAGTTTTTTTTAA
- the spoVAD gene encoding stage V sporulation protein AD, with product MNKRLGDQTVRIESKPRIISTASVVGPKEGKGNFKDYFDVILKNDHKENESFEKAETNILSTAISESIKRANLTEEKIGYIFAGDLLNQLSASSFAVRGMNVPFIGLYGACSTMTESLSIASMIMDGEFANYVIAATSSHFAASERQFRFPLEFGTQRALTSQWTVTGAGAMVLGKTGNFPYVTYVTTGKIKDYGVTDSNDMGSAMAPAAAATIYQHFKDTGRSPSYYDLIATGDLGKYGKEITEKLVKKYGYDISSNYMDCGQEIFDKSQDDTNAGGSGCGCSAVVYCGYIYKNMMNKKFKKVLLISTGALLSTTSSLQGESIPGIAHAVSIEYGD from the coding sequence TTGAATAAAAGACTTGGAGATCAAACTGTGAGAATTGAAAGTAAACCTAGAATTATATCTACGGCAAGCGTTGTTGGACCTAAGGAGGGTAAAGGAAATTTTAAGGACTATTTTGATGTCATTTTAAAAAATGATCATAAGGAAAATGAAAGTTTTGAAAAAGCTGAAACAAATATACTGTCAACAGCTATATCTGAGAGTATAAAAAGGGCAAATTTAACTGAAGAAAAAATTGGATACATATTTGCAGGAGATCTTTTGAATCAACTGTCAGCATCCAGTTTCGCAGTTAGAGGAATGAATGTTCCCTTTATAGGATTATACGGTGCATGCTCAACAATGACTGAATCATTAAGCATAGCATCAATGATAATGGATGGAGAATTTGCAAATTATGTTATAGCCGCAACCTCATCACATTTTGCTGCTTCTGAAAGACAATTTAGATTTCCATTAGAATTTGGAACGCAGAGAGCTCTTACATCCCAATGGACAGTAACTGGTGCAGGAGCAATGGTTCTTGGAAAAACTGGGAATTTTCCATATGTAACGTATGTCACTACTGGAAAGATAAAGGATTATGGAGTTACAGATTCTAATGATATGGGATCTGCTATGGCACCAGCTGCTGCGGCAACTATTTATCAGCATTTTAAAGATACAGGACGCAGCCCGAGTTATTATGATTTAATAGCTACAGGTGATCTTGGAAAATATGGTAAGGAAATAACTGAAAAACTAGTAAAGAAATATGGATATGATATATCTTCCAATTATATGGATTGTGGTCAGGAAATATTTGATAAAAGTCAGGATGATACAAATGCTGGTGGAAGTGGATGTGGATGTTCTGCTGTAGTTTATTGTGGATATATATATAAAAATATGATGAACAAGAAGTTTAAGAAAGTATTGCTCATTTCAACAGGTGCTCTTTTAAGTACTACATCCTCACTTCAAGGAGAAAGTATTCCTGGTATAGCTCATGCTGTGTCAATTGAATATGGAGATTAG
- the spoVAE gene encoding stage V sporulation protein AE, with the protein MKSYLMAFIVGGIICVIGQILMDKTKLTPARILVAFVTAGVFLGALNIYDFVIKYGRAGATVPLPGFGNILAKAAIKEVDAKGLIGAFTGGIKGTAGGVSAAIIFGYITALIFNPKTKD; encoded by the coding sequence ATGAAAAGTTATTTAATGGCATTTATAGTTGGAGGAATTATATGTGTAATCGGTCAAATTCTTATGGATAAGACAAAATTAACACCCGCAAGAATACTTGTTGCATTTGTTACAGCAGGAGTATTTTTAGGGGCGTTAAATATATACGATTTTGTGATAAAATATGGTAGAGCAGGAGCTACTGTGCCTTTACCTGGTTTTGGAAATATCCTTGCAAAGGCTGCCATAAAAGAGGTAGATGCTAAAGGATTAATAGGTGCTTTTACTGGTGGAATAAAAGGCACAGCCGGTGGTGTAAGTGCTGCAATAATATTTGGATATATAACAGCATTGATATTTAATCCAAAGACAAAAGATTAA
- a CDS encoding transglycosylase domain-containing protein translates to MSKKRKRTKAKPHSKALKITLITILTLIILGAVTCTGVVFAIIKNAPALNVNQLLTLDESSVLYDNQNQLMDVVVTSQQRKVISYKDMPQNLRNAFISIEDERFYKHKGIDVKRILGVALIDIKNKITRQPGIQGASTITQQLVRNTMLSSEVSFKRKIQEIYLAVKLEKYLSKDQILQAYINTIYLGGKALGAEAASEQYFNKDAKDLNLIECAFIAGIPQSPSVYYPFSDAAKKNPSLYLNRTKTVLKKMYENGYITSDVYNNALTDLANNKLVFEPQNSNSGKLNYEYFTLPAIDQVKKALESQYHYSENQAEHMLMYGGLKIYTTMDKSIQNSTQQVLNTTTILGNNSSNNIEQPQASAVIMDYRTGEIKCIVGGRGDQPARSYNRAASNSFLRPTGSSIKPLTVYSPAIASKEYTAASIIDDSPLSNDLSQKYSSDGTSYTPHNDYSNYMGDITLRTALEHSSNLASVKIEDKIGLSTGIDYAQKFGLTLDEHDKTSISALSLGQLHHGSNTLTMAAAYGVFGNYGTYTSPKLYTKVVDRSGKVILQNNTTTKKIMSAQSAYIMYDLLKGPVSDQGTGPNANFGDMPIRGKTGTSTDSKDLWFCGLTPYYSAAVWIGNDDNSIITGLNSNSSASLWAAIMKPIHQNLPNKDIDIPDSIVTEPICQLSGKLATSICYSDPDKSTVYNELFIDGTQPTTYCNNAHLSNKINSFFNNSGLKKSNRNNNNNASNGRNNNNNNNNNNNNNIPDDKTQKNSNNTDINLDDNNTDNQKVNSDSN, encoded by the coding sequence ATGAGCAAGAAGCGTAAAAGAACTAAAGCCAAACCTCATTCTAAGGCTTTAAAAATAACGCTTATTACTATTTTAACTTTAATTATATTAGGAGCAGTAACATGTACAGGAGTAGTTTTCGCAATAATAAAAAATGCTCCTGCTTTAAATGTCAACCAACTTTTAACATTGGATGAATCTTCTGTTTTATATGACAATCAAAATCAACTCATGGATGTTGTAGTTACAAGTCAACAAAGAAAGGTTATCTCTTATAAAGATATGCCGCAAAATCTAAGAAATGCATTCATAAGTATAGAAGATGAAAGATTTTATAAACATAAAGGCATAGATGTAAAAAGAATATTGGGTGTCGCACTTATAGATATAAAAAATAAAATAACAAGACAACCTGGTATACAGGGTGCTTCTACTATAACCCAACAGCTAGTGAGGAACACAATGTTATCTTCAGAAGTTTCATTTAAAAGAAAAATTCAAGAAATCTATCTTGCTGTAAAGCTTGAAAAATATCTATCAAAAGACCAAATTCTACAAGCATATATAAATACAATATATCTTGGTGGAAAAGCATTGGGAGCTGAAGCTGCTTCAGAGCAATATTTTAATAAAGATGCAAAAGATCTAAATTTAATTGAATGTGCATTTATAGCTGGAATACCTCAAAGTCCATCTGTATATTATCCTTTTTCAGATGCAGCAAAAAAAAACCCTTCACTTTATTTAAACAGAACTAAGACTGTACTAAAAAAAATGTATGAGAATGGATACATAACTTCTGATGTCTATAACAATGCTCTAACAGACCTCGCAAATAACAAATTGGTATTTGAGCCTCAGAACTCAAACAGTGGAAAACTCAATTATGAATATTTTACACTTCCAGCCATAGATCAAGTGAAAAAAGCGCTGGAAAGTCAATATCATTATAGTGAAAATCAAGCAGAGCACATGTTAATGTATGGAGGTCTAAAAATATATACAACGATGGATAAATCAATTCAAAATAGTACTCAACAGGTGCTAAATACGACAACTATATTAGGCAATAATTCATCCAACAATATAGAACAACCGCAAGCTTCCGCAGTTATAATGGATTATCGCACTGGAGAGATTAAATGTATTGTTGGTGGACGAGGAGATCAACCAGCAAGATCTTACAATAGAGCTGCTTCTAATAGTTTTTTGCGGCCTACGGGTTCAAGTATAAAACCGTTAACTGTATATTCACCTGCGATTGCTTCAAAAGAATATACAGCAGCTTCAATTATTGATGATTCTCCACTTAGCAATGATTTATCCCAAAAATATAGTTCTGATGGTACATCATACACTCCACATAATGACTACTCAAACTACATGGGTGATATAACCTTAAGGACCGCATTAGAACATTCAAGTAACTTAGCTTCAGTAAAGATTGAAGATAAAATTGGTCTTTCAACTGGAATAGACTATGCTCAAAAATTTGGCTTGACATTAGATGAACATGATAAAACAAGTATATCTGCATTATCTTTGGGACAGTTACACCATGGTTCAAACACTCTTACTATGGCAGCTGCTTATGGAGTTTTTGGAAACTATGGTACATATACCTCTCCTAAACTCTACACCAAAGTCGTTGATAGATCTGGAAAGGTAATTTTGCAAAATAACACTACTACAAAAAAAATTATGTCAGCACAAAGTGCATACATAATGTATGATTTATTAAAAGGTCCAGTAAGTGATCAAGGTACAGGACCCAATGCCAATTTTGGAGATATGCCGATTAGAGGTAAAACTGGTACTTCTACTGATTCAAAAGACTTATGGTTTTGTGGACTTACCCCTTATTATTCTGCCGCTGTGTGGATAGGTAATGATGATAATTCCATAATCACAGGACTTAACAGTAATTCATCAGCCTCTTTATGGGCAGCTATAATGAAACCTATACATCAAAATTTACCAAACAAGGATATTGATATACCAGACAGCATCGTAACAGAACCAATATGTCAGCTTTCCGGTAAACTTGCAACTTCAATATGCTATAGTGATCCAGATAAAAGCACTGTTTATAACGAACTATTTATAGATGGAACTCAACCCACTACTTATTGTAATAACGCCCATCTATCAAATAAAATAAACTCATTTTTTAATAACTCTGGATTAAAGAAATCTAATCGGAATAATAACAATAATGCTTCTAATGGTAGGAATAATAATAACAATAATAATAATAACAATAATAATAATATTCCTGATGATAAAACACAAAAAAATAGTAATAATACTGATATCAATTTGGACGATAACAACACAGACAATCAAAAAGTAAATTCAGATAGCAACTAA
- the yunB gene encoding sporulation protein YunB → MSTIRNFSINKKIKVYFIIVLIIFIIVTNIYVVNFLISPAIITASEAEIRAQVTEIINSVILKEYTKEFNYDSIIHTEKDRDGNIVMMKADTLRMNKIACDVAIKSQKELKNVGEDGVKIPLGYVLKNNLFAFFGPNITVKMQPVGYIETKYISNFESAGINQTRHKIYVEVSTNMKIIVPLKSENISIKNEVPISETIIVGKVPQTALNLGLDGSGFKLQNQK, encoded by the coding sequence GTGAGCACAATAAGAAATTTCAGTATAAATAAGAAAATAAAAGTGTATTTTATTATAGTATTAATAATTTTTATTATAGTTACTAATATATATGTGGTCAATTTTCTTATAAGTCCAGCTATTATTACTGCATCTGAAGCAGAGATTAGAGCACAGGTTACTGAAATAATAAATTCAGTTATATTAAAGGAATATACTAAAGAATTTAATTACGACAGCATTATACATACTGAAAAGGATAGGGATGGAAATATAGTTATGATGAAGGCAGATACTTTAAGGATGAATAAGATAGCATGTGATGTAGCTATTAAATCACAAAAAGAACTAAAAAATGTGGGAGAAGATGGGGTGAAAATTCCATTAGGATATGTACTAAAAAATAATCTCTTTGCATTTTTTGGACCTAATATAACGGTGAAGATGCAGCCGGTTGGATATATAGAAACAAAATATATTTCAAATTTTGAGAGTGCAGGAATAAATCAAACCAGGCATAAAATATATGTAGAGGTTAGTACAAATATGAAAATTATAGTACCACTTAAAAGTGAAAATATAAGTATTAAAAATGAAGTCCCTATTTCTGAAACTATAATAGTCGGAAAGGTACCACAAACTGCTTTAAACTTAGGATTAGATGGAAGCGGTTTTAAACTCCAGAATCAAAAATAA
- the hpt gene encoding hypoxanthine phosphoribosyltransferase, protein MEDKIKKALISKEEISNRISETGKLISKEYKGKNLYVLSLLRGSFIFTADLVRAIDLPLKIGFMTTSSYGNSEISSGNVRVVNDIPDNIKGLDVLIVDDIIDTGITMDFVVNHVKALGANSVKCCTLLDKPTRRKTDIKPDFFCFEIPDVFVAGYGLNYGDYYRNIPYVFNFEDK, encoded by the coding sequence ATGGAAGATAAAATAAAAAAAGCATTAATATCAAAAGAAGAAATATCAAATAGAATTTCTGAAACTGGAAAGCTTATATCCAAAGAATATAAAGGTAAAAATTTATATGTTTTATCACTACTAAGGGGCAGTTTTATATTTACCGCGGATTTAGTAAGGGCAATAGATTTACCCTTAAAAATAGGATTTATGACAACTTCGAGTTATGGCAATTCTGAAATATCTTCTGGAAATGTAAGAGTAGTAAACGACATACCTGATAATATCAAAGGATTAGATGTGCTTATCGTAGATGATATTATAGATACAGGAATAACTATGGATTTTGTAGTAAACCACGTAAAAGCATTAGGAGCAAATAGTGTAAAATGCTGTACATTATTAGATAAGCCTACTAGGAGAAAAACAGATATAAAACCTGATTTTTTCTGTTTTGAAATTCCAGATGTATTTGTAGCCGGATACGGATTAAACTACGGGGATTATTATAGAAATATACCTTATGTATTCAACTTTGAAGATAAATAA